Genomic window (Armatimonadota bacterium):
CGCCCGAACAGGGTGCCGGCGATGAGGTGCTCGCCGCGGTCCGACACGGCGCGGGTGGTGATAAGGCTGGCGTAATCCTCGGCGGTGGTGCTCTTGGACTCCTTGACCCGCAGCCCGCGCGCCTCCGCCAGCAGCGGCGCGTTGACCAGGTTCACCGGCTCCTCCAGCGCCGGCTGCAGCAGGCCCACCAGGAGCGACGGCGTGACCGCAGTGACGTCGAGCTCGGCGATCTCCCCGCTGTAAGTGATCTCGAGGTCGGTCAAGGGGCCGTCGGCGAGCTGGGCTTGCAGGCGCCCCAGCTTCTCCGCCAGGGTGATGTACGGCTGCAGCGCGGCCAACGCCTCCGGGCGCACGGGCGTGACGTTGACCGCGGTGCGCGCGGGACGGCCGTGCAGCACCTCCACCACCTGTTCCGCGACATCCACCGCCACCCGCACCTGCGCCTCTTCGGTCGAGGCGCCGAGATGGGGCGTAAGGATGATGCCCTCGACTCCTACCAGCGGCGACTCCCGGGGCGGCTCCTGCTCGAAGACATCCACCGCGGCACCGGCGACCACGCCCGACTTGACGGCGTTCGCCAGCGCCTGTTCCTCGACGATGCCGCCGCGCGCGGTGTTGACGATGCGCAGGCCGGGCTTGGAACGGGCGAGCTCGGCCGCTCCGATGGCGCCGCGGGTGTCCTTGGTGAGCGGGGCGTGGATGCTGACGTAATCGGATTTGGCGAGCAGCTCGGGCAGGCTCACCAGCTCCACCCCCAGGCGCTCGGCATGCTCCGCGGAAATGTAAGGGTCGTGGGCGAGGATGCGCATCCCGAAGGCGTGCGCGCGCCGTGCGACCTCGGAGCCGATCTTGCCCAGGCCGAATAGGCCCAGCGTCTTGTTGTAGAGCTCGACGCCGACGAACTTGCCGCGCTTCCACTCGCCCCGGCGCATCGAGTCATAGGCCGCGGGG
Coding sequences:
- the serA gene encoding phosphoglycerate dehydrogenase, with product PRAGVGVDNVDVPAATRRGIIVVNSPEGNTIAATEHTIALLLALSRRIPAAYDSMRRGEWKRGKFVGVELYNKTLGLFGLGKIGSEVARRAHAFGMRILAHDPYISAEHAERLGVELVSLPELLAKSDYVSIHAPLTKDTRGAIGAAELARSKPGLRIVNTARGGIVEEQALANAVKSGVVAGAAVDVFEQEPPRESPLVGVEGIILTPHLGASTEEAQVRVAVDVAEQVVEVLHGRPARTAVNVTPVRPEALAALQPYITLAEKLGRLQAQLADGPLTDLEITYSGEIAELDVTAVTPSLLVGLLQPALEEPVNLVNAPLLAEARGLRVKESKSTTAEDYASLITTRAVSDRGEHLIAGTLFGRNELRIVRLDDYRVDFEPRGYMLIADHHDQPGVIGKVGTILGSEDINIGGMHVGRKTVRGRALMILSVDCPLPPAVLKKISRLDSMYKCTLVEL